Proteins from one Podarcis raffonei isolate rPodRaf1 chromosome 1, rPodRaf1.pri, whole genome shotgun sequence genomic window:
- the DLL4 gene encoding delta-like protein 4 isoform X2 produces the protein MAALRLVGLTLAVAVTLQKVSGSGVFQLELRHFSNGQGALASGESCGSGCRTFFRVCLMHYQAVISPGDCTFGSIVTPVLGINSFAIRETEGFGSPIKLPFNFTWPGTFSLIIEAWHAPEGYNPAGSKPPARKWLISQMAIRRSLAVGEAWLPDQQSHEWARLNFSYRVVCNEHYYGDNCSRLCKDRDDLFGHYVCKADGTMACLPDWTGDYCTDAICLEGCSEKNGFCRKPRECICRSGWKGRYCNECIPHVGCRHGTCTKPGKCICDEGWGGLFCDQDLNYCTHHRPCKNGATCMNTGQGSYTCSCKEGFTGVDCERNISECDSNPCKNGGSCTDLGKYYKCTCPPGYDGVNCEHSALTCVDSPCFNGGTCLERGGGTSYACICPMGFTGSNCEKKEDRCTNNPCSNGGQCFVLGQQHVCRCRPGFSGQKCEINISKCSRNPCTNGGSCHDLVTTHDYTCTCLPGYAGKNCETRTRDECASEPCQNGGTCYVGLYPTTFACHCPSGFMGSHCEFPVRSVSEPPKQVPWVAISMGVGLVALLILCCMIAIVIRQMQRQPEQNSEAMNNLSDFQKENLIPASQLKNTNKNKDLEVDCVLEKSNYKLKNHTLDYNLMKELTSRGAQEDKYHKSEKCIGEKSPFWLRSEKPECRISAICSPRDSMYQSVFVIAEERNECVIATEV, from the exons ATGGCAGCCTTGCGCCTCGTGGGCTTGACATTGGCTGTCGCGGTGACGCTGCAG AAGGTCTCCGGCTCGGGCGTCTTCCAGCTGGAGCTGCGGCACTTTTCCAACGGCCAAGGCGCCCTGGCGAGCGGAGAGTCGTGCGGGTCCGGCTGCAGGACCTTCTTCCGCGTGTGCCTGATGCATTACCAGGCGGTGATCTCGCCGGGCGACTGCACCTTCGGCAGCATCGTGACCCCGGTGCTGGGGATCAACTCCTTCGCCATCCGGGAGACCGAGGGCTTCGGCAGCCCCATCAAGTTGCCTTTCAACTTCACGTGGCCG GGAACTTTCTCATTGATCATTGAAGCCTGGCACGCTCCCGAAGGTTACAATCCAGCAG gaTCCAAGCCCCCTGCCCGGAAGTGGCTCATCAGCCAGATGGCGATCCGGCGCTCGCTGGCCGTGGGCGAGGCGTGGCTGCCGGACCAGCAGAGCCACGAGTGGGCCCGCCTCAACTTCTCCTACCGCGTGGTGTGCAACGAGCACTACTACGGCGACAACTGCTCCCGCCTCTGCAAGGACCGCGACGACCTCTTCGGCCACTACGTCTGCAAAGCCGACGGCACCATGGCCTGCCTGCCCGACTGGACGGGGGACTACTGCACCGACG CTATCTGTCTAGAAGGGTGTTCAGAGAAAAATGGATTTTGCAGAAAGCCAAGAGAGTGCAT CTGTCGTAGTGGTTGGAAAGGCCGTTACTGTAATGAATGTATCCCTCATGTGGGTTGTCGCCATGGGACCTGTACAAAACCAGGAAAGTGCATATGCGATGAAGGCTGGGGAGGCCTTTTTTGTGATCAAG ATCTGAACTACTGCACCCATCACAGACCCTGCAAGAATGGGGCCACCTGCATGAACACTGGCCAGGGAAGTTATACATGTTCCTGCAAAGAGGGTTTTACTGGTGTTGACTGTGAACGGAATATCAGCGAATGTGACAGTAACCCCTGCAAGAATGGAGGCAGTTGCACA GATTTAGGGAAATACTACAAATGCACATGTCCCCCAGGATATGATGGTGTTAATTGTGAGCACAGTGCCTTGACTTGTGTTGATTCTCCATGTTTTAATGGTGGCACATGcctagaaagaggaggaggaaccagctATGCTTGTATTTGTCCTATGGGCTTTACAGGATCCAACTGCGAAAAGAAAGAAGACAGGTGTACCAACAACCCCTGTTCTAATG GTGGGCAATGCTTTGTTTTGGGCCAGCAACACGTGTGTCGTTGTCGTCCTGGTTTCTCTGGTCAGAAATGTGAGATAAACATCAGCAAGTGTTCCAGAAATCCATGCACCAATGGAGGATCTTGTCATGACCTTGTGACTACACATGATTATACATGTACTTGCTTGCCAGGCTACGCTGGCAAAAACTGTGAAACCAGAACTAGAGATGAGTGTGCCTCTGAGCCCTGCCAGAATGGGGGAACATGCTATGTTGGGCTTTATCCTACTACTTTTGCTTGTCACTGCCCTTCTGGCTTCATGGGCAGCCATTGTGAATTTCCAGTGCGTTCAGTTTCAGAGCCTCCTAAACAGGTTCCTTGGGTGGCCATATCCATGGGAGTCGGGCTAGTGGCTCTTCTCATTTTGTGCTGCATGATAGCTATAGTTATCCGGCAGATGCAGAGACAGCCAGAACAGAATTCAGAAGCCATGAACAACCTGTCTGACTTCCAGAAGGAAAATCTCATCCCAGCCTCTCAACTTAAAAACACCAATAAAAACAAAGACCTTGAAGTAGACTGCGTGCTGGAGAAATCAAACTACAAACTTAAGAATCACACATTGGATTATAACCTGATGAAGGAACTGACGAGTAGAGGGGCTCAGGAAGATAAATATCATAAAAGTGAAAAATGTATAGGAGAGAAATCACCTTTCTGGTTACGCAG TGAAAAGCCAGAATGTAGAATATCAGCTATATGCTCTCCAAGGGATTCCATGTACCAATCTGTCTTTGTGATAGCAGAGGAGCGAAATGAGTGTGTTATAGCCACAGAG GTATAA
- the DLL4 gene encoding delta-like protein 4 isoform X1: MAALRLVGLTLAVAVTLQKVSGSGVFQLELRHFSNGQGALASGESCGSGCRTFFRVCLMHYQAVISPGDCTFGSIVTPVLGINSFAIRETEGFGSPIKLPFNFTWPGTFSLIIEAWHAPEGYNPAAGSKPPARKWLISQMAIRRSLAVGEAWLPDQQSHEWARLNFSYRVVCNEHYYGDNCSRLCKDRDDLFGHYVCKADGTMACLPDWTGDYCTDAICLEGCSEKNGFCRKPRECICRSGWKGRYCNECIPHVGCRHGTCTKPGKCICDEGWGGLFCDQDLNYCTHHRPCKNGATCMNTGQGSYTCSCKEGFTGVDCERNISECDSNPCKNGGSCTDLGKYYKCTCPPGYDGVNCEHSALTCVDSPCFNGGTCLERGGGTSYACICPMGFTGSNCEKKEDRCTNNPCSNGGQCFVLGQQHVCRCRPGFSGQKCEINISKCSRNPCTNGGSCHDLVTTHDYTCTCLPGYAGKNCETRTRDECASEPCQNGGTCYVGLYPTTFACHCPSGFMGSHCEFPVRSVSEPPKQVPWVAISMGVGLVALLILCCMIAIVIRQMQRQPEQNSEAMNNLSDFQKENLIPASQLKNTNKNKDLEVDCVLEKSNYKLKNHTLDYNLMKELTSRGAQEDKYHKSEKCIGEKSPFWLRSEKPECRISAICSPRDSMYQSVFVIAEERNECVIATEV, translated from the exons ATGGCAGCCTTGCGCCTCGTGGGCTTGACATTGGCTGTCGCGGTGACGCTGCAG AAGGTCTCCGGCTCGGGCGTCTTCCAGCTGGAGCTGCGGCACTTTTCCAACGGCCAAGGCGCCCTGGCGAGCGGAGAGTCGTGCGGGTCCGGCTGCAGGACCTTCTTCCGCGTGTGCCTGATGCATTACCAGGCGGTGATCTCGCCGGGCGACTGCACCTTCGGCAGCATCGTGACCCCGGTGCTGGGGATCAACTCCTTCGCCATCCGGGAGACCGAGGGCTTCGGCAGCCCCATCAAGTTGCCTTTCAACTTCACGTGGCCG GGAACTTTCTCATTGATCATTGAAGCCTGGCACGCTCCCGAAGGTTACAATCCAGCAG caggaTCCAAGCCCCCTGCCCGGAAGTGGCTCATCAGCCAGATGGCGATCCGGCGCTCGCTGGCCGTGGGCGAGGCGTGGCTGCCGGACCAGCAGAGCCACGAGTGGGCCCGCCTCAACTTCTCCTACCGCGTGGTGTGCAACGAGCACTACTACGGCGACAACTGCTCCCGCCTCTGCAAGGACCGCGACGACCTCTTCGGCCACTACGTCTGCAAAGCCGACGGCACCATGGCCTGCCTGCCCGACTGGACGGGGGACTACTGCACCGACG CTATCTGTCTAGAAGGGTGTTCAGAGAAAAATGGATTTTGCAGAAAGCCAAGAGAGTGCAT CTGTCGTAGTGGTTGGAAAGGCCGTTACTGTAATGAATGTATCCCTCATGTGGGTTGTCGCCATGGGACCTGTACAAAACCAGGAAAGTGCATATGCGATGAAGGCTGGGGAGGCCTTTTTTGTGATCAAG ATCTGAACTACTGCACCCATCACAGACCCTGCAAGAATGGGGCCACCTGCATGAACACTGGCCAGGGAAGTTATACATGTTCCTGCAAAGAGGGTTTTACTGGTGTTGACTGTGAACGGAATATCAGCGAATGTGACAGTAACCCCTGCAAGAATGGAGGCAGTTGCACA GATTTAGGGAAATACTACAAATGCACATGTCCCCCAGGATATGATGGTGTTAATTGTGAGCACAGTGCCTTGACTTGTGTTGATTCTCCATGTTTTAATGGTGGCACATGcctagaaagaggaggaggaaccagctATGCTTGTATTTGTCCTATGGGCTTTACAGGATCCAACTGCGAAAAGAAAGAAGACAGGTGTACCAACAACCCCTGTTCTAATG GTGGGCAATGCTTTGTTTTGGGCCAGCAACACGTGTGTCGTTGTCGTCCTGGTTTCTCTGGTCAGAAATGTGAGATAAACATCAGCAAGTGTTCCAGAAATCCATGCACCAATGGAGGATCTTGTCATGACCTTGTGACTACACATGATTATACATGTACTTGCTTGCCAGGCTACGCTGGCAAAAACTGTGAAACCAGAACTAGAGATGAGTGTGCCTCTGAGCCCTGCCAGAATGGGGGAACATGCTATGTTGGGCTTTATCCTACTACTTTTGCTTGTCACTGCCCTTCTGGCTTCATGGGCAGCCATTGTGAATTTCCAGTGCGTTCAGTTTCAGAGCCTCCTAAACAGGTTCCTTGGGTGGCCATATCCATGGGAGTCGGGCTAGTGGCTCTTCTCATTTTGTGCTGCATGATAGCTATAGTTATCCGGCAGATGCAGAGACAGCCAGAACAGAATTCAGAAGCCATGAACAACCTGTCTGACTTCCAGAAGGAAAATCTCATCCCAGCCTCTCAACTTAAAAACACCAATAAAAACAAAGACCTTGAAGTAGACTGCGTGCTGGAGAAATCAAACTACAAACTTAAGAATCACACATTGGATTATAACCTGATGAAGGAACTGACGAGTAGAGGGGCTCAGGAAGATAAATATCATAAAAGTGAAAAATGTATAGGAGAGAAATCACCTTTCTGGTTACGCAG TGAAAAGCCAGAATGTAGAATATCAGCTATATGCTCTCCAAGGGATTCCATGTACCAATCTGTCTTTGTGATAGCAGAGGAGCGAAATGAGTGTGTTATAGCCACAGAG GTATAA